The following is a genomic window from Fusarium oxysporum Fo47 chromosome IV, complete sequence.
TGCGGAAGATGGGCCGAGTATCCCGGGTGAAAAAGGCAGAGTGCGTTCTGCGGCCATCGACATAAATTGCAGTGACTTGCGCCTTGATTGTACCCATAAACAACACCGATTGACCTTTGTAGACAGTTCTTCCCGTCAATTCACCAACAGTCATTCTCCAAATGTCTGATCTGGACAAGTATTGATCCTTAAACGACAATTCAACGTGCGACGCTTCCGTAGCTGGGTTCTTCGCATCCACCTGTATCTTTATTAGCAGCCTGGACGGTATAGGAAGAGAAATGCTTACCATCGTCAAGAGGACCTGCGaacccttcttcatcccaAACGCATCTGCAATGTGCTTCAAGACGTAGACCTCGATATCGGGATTCCGTGTTTTCGTCTCTTGAGGCATGTCTTTTGCGACAAAGAAGTATTTAAAGCACGCGCCGTCCCCATTTTGAGTGCCCGTTGTCCCCTTCGAACCATAACTCTGTTCCTGGTTTTGCTTGCTACTGGCACCATGGCCGGTGGAGATCTTTCGCAAGTCATCTTTGACTGTCGCTATACACATCAACGTTCCCGGCTTTATATCCCCACCAACTACATCGAAATTGAGCAGGACCTCATCTCTAGCGTAGCCCTCGTTAACGGTCACGGTACATCGGCGTTCTATTCTtgtttgcttctcttctttgatAGTGGAATGAGTCGATACGCTCGCGGGCGACGCAGGGACGTCCGTTTGGGTGCGATCCAAACTTGATCTGCTCAGATGTCGCCAGTGAGGCGGTCCCTTGCGAGGGACCGGGTTCCTCATGATACCATTTCGTGACATGAGATATGGCTGTCGCTATCGCTATCGGTCGCTATGTGGCAGAATTCGACAGGGCGCGATGCGATCCTGTAGTTCGCATGTTGGTCTCAATAGACTGACACGGTTGACGAAGCTGATTGAGAGGCTACAGATGAATTATCACTTGTCGCAATGGCTATCGTTAGTAGTATTGCGACTAAGAAGCTGAGGTCAACTGCCGCGGCAGAATCGAGCCACCGCCTTCCGGCTTAGGAAGCTTGCTCTTTAACGTCAACATCATTGTGTAACATGATTGGTTGTTGATAAAGCTACTCTACGAACTCGCACGACTTCAAGCTGAACTCCCACTTCTTTTTGTCTTTGATAACGGAAGTAATGTTGATAATAATATGACAAGTTTTGGAAGAACAGTTGGTGATTATCGCAATCTGGACAATACCGAGGCataccaacaccaagaacctcTTGATCTTATGTCGAACAGTTTTTACGTACAGTTTGTAAAGGAAACGTTGGGGGGTGCAAGGTCAATGTATAGTGATACAACGTGCAATGTCTCCCCTAGTAATTGAGACACGACTCACCACATGAATTTGATGGGGTTCACTTTGTTTTTCTCATTTTCCAGAAATCTAAAGAGCATTAAAAGCTTTATAAATCACGCTTTAACTAACGATGTCCTAACTGAAGTGCAAACCAACCCTCCGACGCCTGTCGCTTTTCGCGCTTgtttctttgcctttgcACCACCTCCCCACGAAGATCGCAGGTGTCTCCGTTGACTATATACTGCGAGGTTTGAATAGACTTTATCCAAGTACCTGCTTGATGGAGAAATACTGCAGGACGATATGCAGAATCGTTGGGGGCAGGAACGGGTAGCCACATATAACCCAAAATGGAAGTATAAACAAAGAGAGAACCCGCAAAAAAATGTACAGAGTTGGAAACAAAGAATGACTACTCGTCTGAGTGTGTTGGGTACCCTATTACGTGGTCAGTAAACATAGTAAAGAAGCATGCTGGGGCTTCAAACTTACACCATGAGCAAACTGCGATGATGGAATAAAGGCAGATGAGAAGCCAACCCTCCAGCCAGTGACTTTTACCGTCTGCGATCAAGTAGTTGACGAGCAAAACAGCCACAAACATAGTTGCAACTTGGAACAAGTCGAAACTCAAGTTCATAGCATCGTTGCCCATTCCCCAGCCGATAATAACCAACAAGGGAATCAAAAAGAGCGCAACCTGCATAGAACTTCCAACGGCCACACCGATGGCCAAATCCATTTTATCCTTGATTGCGACGGTCACGGCTGTGGCGTGCTCGGCTGCGTTACCCACGATAGGCAACAGGATCAGTCCTACAAATTCTTCTGATACACCTCCAGTCTTTGTGACAGCATCGATGGAATCAACCATGAATTCGGCACAGAGAGCGATCAGGACGGTGGCAATTGTCAACGTGGCGATGGCCACCCAGAAGTGTAGCTGaggctcttcctcctcatcttcatcctcttcggcCTTTGGAAGCCTGTGAGGGTTCATAAGCATCTCAGACAAACGCTCATTCTCTTCGCGTCCTGTCATGCCACCGCCAACAAGAGCACCAGGAACCATGATACCTTGTCGGATATCGCCAGCTCCGGCACTTCCACGGGACCAAGGCTTTGCGGCAACCTTCTGGCCTTCCTTGGCGAATGTGCTCTGGTGAGTCTTGAGTTGGAAGAGGAGATAGGCAGCATAAACGATGAGAAGGATCACTGCTGTGCCTCTTGAGAGTCGGGCTACGTTAGCGGGCGGTGTGTCCTTTGCTTGGTCGAAAACCGTTGGCACAATGACTGAGGCGACGGCGAGAGCGAGCATGCTGTGTGAAATCAATTAGCAATCGTCCAACCAGTGTGTGACCGTACTTACCTAGCGGCAGTTTGGGCGACAGTTTCGTTAAAATATTGACTCTCGCGTCGCAAGCCACcgaaaaagaaacagaagcCCAGGACCAGTAGAAGGTTACTTAGAATTGAGCCCACCAGTGAGGTCTGAACGATAATGACTTTTCCATCGACAAGAGCCAGGATAGCCACAATGAGTTCAACGGCGTTTCCAAAGGTCGCATTGATCAGACCACCCAAGACTTCACCCGTTCGCAGAGCGATCTCCTCTGTAGCGAAACTGAGAATAGCGGCTAAGGGTATAATTGCGATAAAATTTACCACGAAGACGGCGATTCGGTTAACGCTATGGATGTAATTGAGAGCGATACCGACTGGGGCGGCAATGAGAAGGATATTGATATATGAGTTGAGAAAGGTTCTCTGAAGTTGGTTTCGGACAGTAAATGGCTCCTTGGGTTCGACCTTGCGGAATATTTTTGTAGACTCTCGTTTCTTGAGTTTTCGCTTTTCTAGATCGATATTGTTGTCTGCTGCAGCTGGGACATCCTCGCGTTTTCTGTTTCGCAATTGATTTTCGTCGCTGACGAGCGAGCGCTGTGAGACGGGGATATCATCGTTCTCCTCAATTGGTGATCCCCCAATGGTCTTCTCTCGGTCATATTCGCCTTCtttgcttctcctcatctctgTCATCGTCTCTGCTGTCGACCACTCTCTGGCTGGTCCACTTCGACCAGGTTCGGTGACAGCGTGTGCCAAGGTCTCGCCAGCTGTCTCCTCTCGTGTGGTTTGTTGTTCCAAGCGGCCGGCGTCAGAAAGAGCGCGTGTTTGACGTTTCCACTCGACGTGACGAAAGGGATTCCAAGACTGATCGGTGCTGGTACGACTCAGAGTATGCGCTTGAcgcttgatgttgaagtgGTTGACTGTGGTGGTGTGTGTGAGtaagcaagcaagcaaaatAGCAGTGGCAGATAGCAGATAACGGCAGGAGTTCTAGGGCATGTGGTAGAGAAACTAATGATTGACACTATGGATACGAGAAAAAGTGAAGAAACTGAAAGGGGACCTTACAGGAAGACATCGCCAAGAACTGGGGTCCAAGTTCTTACGTGGGTCAACTGATGCGAATGTTCCGTATGTACCGTAAGTTGGGCTGCGTTGCGTGTCACTCACGGCGCGGCGCGGCACTgtaaagtataaaaaaagagagatgGGGATGCCAAGGTTTTGAGAAAAACAGGGACCAAGTTCGCTCGAGGGAGGTGGGCTTGGCCTAGGTTTGATTTTGATGATTTAATTTCAGGTCTTGCTCAATGTTAGATAAGTACCTAGTGAGTGAGGTCACCAGCTTTTGTCTTCCCCTTTATTTCCCTGGAATGGGTTCTACGCTGGCCGGTTATTATGAGCGACACGTCAAGGGGACCTCACAATTGGCAAAAAAACAAGCTCCGTGAAAGGTCTTACTGCGACAGGGAACAAGAGGCCTCCTCCTGTTCTGGAACTCCCCAACTCCTCCAATAAGCTTGATTCTGGTTCCACTGGCATCATTGGCAGCCACAACGCCAACTAACATGACTGAGTGGCTATATTCGTGTCCATGGCCAGGCAGTGATAACCAGCGAGTTACAGTACACGATTCAGGGTTGTGCAGCTGACCACTTCACTGAGCAACAGCCCATTGGCAGGCTGTGTCCGTGGCTCATCAGCTAGTACACGACTTGCAGTTTAATTGAAGAGTCTTTTTCTTGCGGGTCGTCATCAACGACGCGAGAGTTGGTCGTTAATGCTCGCAAGGATTAGGCCTTGCCAAGCCGGCTAACTTTGCCGACCGATCTGCTTATGCCTTGGCGATCTGACTACCGCGACAAGCAATCAAAATTATGTCATCTATGCATGTCTTTTATCCAATTGCCTTGATTCTTGGCACTCACATGGCATATGCATTTCCGTCTTATATCCAGCACTGCTTGTTTTAGACTTTCACTTTTCGCACCGTCGTACAACTTTAACTTGAATAATATACGATAAAACAGTCCCATTTCGAGAAACCGTCGTCATTCCCAAATTAAGGTTAAGACTTCTCTTATTTCTTTCACAATGTAGTGAGCTTGACTACAGTTTCCAAATATGCTTAATTTATGTTTAGTCATTTTTCATGCCAGTCATCACGAGGGAATAAGATCCAGTGGCTATCATAACATTGTCTTTGTATTTAAATGGTCCTAAATGCGCGAGCTTCGCTGATGTGCATTGTATGCTGCGCTTGATCTCTTTCCCGTCCGACCAAAAGATGAGCTATATGGCCTCGTGGCTATAGCTCAGGTATCATCAAATTGCAAAGCCATAATGCTCCAAAACGCcgttcctcttctcttgGCTGCCTTTTCACTTCAGAAGTCCAATGTAAGCCTCATCGGCAAAAGCCATTTTCCCGCTCAACGCTTTCTTCGATGCGCCCTCGCGGGCTGACAAACGCCTGTCCCTGCCGCTTTCGTTGCTTGCTTCAGAACAGTCCAAATCTTTTCATAGCCCATGTCCCATTTTGAATTCCATCAATGTCTGCTCAAATCCagtctccatctccaagatctgcaTCCATCTCCGGCTCAGGTAACGGGTTTTTTCGAGGTCGACCCCTTTTTCGTGGCTGGGAGTCAGAACGCGCCCGTTTCTTGCGACCACCAGGAGTATGTCCTCCCTTTCGCTTGCGTCCCCTATCCACAGCAGcttcgccttcttcatcctcgtctgcGCTCGGAGTCGATGGCCCTAAGTCCATCTGTTCGCCGTCATCGGCGACCTTGAACTCCTTGTCAACGTTGAGGAGTTCAACAAGGTCAGTACACTTCCTAACCATTCGCTCTTGATCCTGAAGACCAGCCATATGAGACTCGATCTCGTCCCAGACCTTATCTCCGTGAACCCCTTGGACCTTGACTGGTGTCTTGTTGAGATCCTTGGCCAGTGCTTTGGCCTTACTGTCGTGTCGGCTAGTCCCCATACCGTAAAGTCGGCGCAGATGCGTTCGCGTCTCCCACATTGCGAGTAGAATGATGGATGCCGTTGTGAGCTGACGAAGACGGCTGGGCTCAACGTTGGCTGCAATCGCGAGAGCTGCCGGGGGCTGCCCATCGACAGGTGCCGCTAGAACCATTGACTCGTTCTGAGTTCCGGGGATGCTCGCTGGGGTGTCAGACGCCGATAATTGCAGGGCATCTACGCGGACATTAAAAACTTCTGACTCGATGGCCTGGGCGACTGGAGCGCCTGTGCTCGTCACGATTTTTTCGATCGCATTGACGGTGGTCTGCAACTCTCCAACCGTCTGATATTCGAAGAAGGCCAGATTCTCGGTGATGAATCGTGCAAAGGTCATGTGGGATGGGACTTCCTCGCTTGTATCGAGCTTGACTAGATCAAAGTCTAACTGGCCACAGAGCTTATCTAAAAAGCGCTGCCGATTCTTCATTTTGCTAATCTTCAGCACCTCCATCAAGAAGTGTAATTTGGACTGGAAAGGGTTAGTTGTGGCACCGCGCGTGTCCTCTACTACATCGCGTTGATAGGCAAAGGCCGATTGCACTGCTTTGGCATACTCTCGTTCCAGAACAGTTTCGTGCTTCTCATGCGAATATCGATGCTCGGAGAAAGCCAGTTCTGCAATTCTGCGGTTTGTTGATGTTTCGAGAGTCATCAAGGTGACACAAGTCTCCTTGGGGTGCGTCAGGCCTTGTCGGTTAATGCTGCCGAGAACCTCCGTGGCGAGAAAAGCATGATCACCCTGGCTTGAAACTGCGATTCGGGAAACGTgcttcaagaacctctgTGAGGTGGCGCTAGCCACATCGTCAAAATTTGTCCCTCCCATAACTGTCAGCTCCCTCTTCTTGCCTGTAGCTGGCGCTTCTGCCGCTGTTTCAGATCGCTTTTCTTCCATGAGAAGAAACTCTCTGATTGATCTTAAGATGAGCACTTCAAGACCAGGTGTCTGCTCTTTGAAAACCTGATCAAACAAGGTGTACAACTTAGGAACAACATAGTTGCGAGGCCATGCTTGGCAAATCAATCCAAGGGCGTCAAGCGCTGACTTGCGGATCTCGAGTGGTTTAGAAGGTGCAGCAAGCGGTATCAGCTTCTCGATGGCGAGCATAGGAACAGTTTCTCCTTTCCAGGTGGGCAACTTCGATTTGAACCAAGTAGTCCATTCGTCAAGCTTGCAATGTTTTGCGATCATGCCAATTAGTAAGCTGTATCCATAGGTAAGCGTGGTAGCCGTCTGGTCGATAGGCCTGGCCTGGATTTGATCGAGTTTCTGAATACTGGAATGTAGAGCAGAAACCAGAGGCGTGTAATTATTGAGTAACCCACAAACAACCTGAGTACAGGCAACCAGATCGTCGAGAGGGTTTCGTTGGTTGACTCTTGTAATAGCTTTGAGCAGGAAGGTGCGTACTTCAGACAGAAACTCGGTATGAACACTGGAAAGAGTGGGTAACACTCGGCGATAAATGATTGTCACATGCCGGAAAGCAGCTAACTCCTCTGGCGTAGAAAAGTTCGCAAGATGTGGTTTTAGGAGGCGTATCTGTTCGAAATTGAACAGTTTTGGATCAGCATTGGCAAATATCGTAAGCACCTGCAGCGCGTCGCGCCCAGACGGAATTGACGGATCATCCGGATCGAGGTTATCGATTAATCCAAACATGTTGGCAACGAGTTTGGTACAGACTGTGAAAGGTCCACCCAGAGACTTGTCCTTTGGTTTCAGAATGGTTCGGAACACCTTGTCAAGCATTTCAGTGACCGTACCGGACTTGACAGTCTGGATAACAAGCGATACGTGCTCGTTGAGTGAAGTTTGGTAAACTGCGGTTCCGTCGTCTTGGTAAAAGGGTGCAAACCAAACCTCCTCTATCATCTGGCGGGCTAGATCGCGGACACCTTCATCTGGATCCTGTACTCGACGCAACAACCCGCTCGCTATCATGCTGCGCAGTGTCTTGCTTGGATTGCGAAGATAGATATCGCGAGTAAGCTTCATTGCACGTTTGCGTACACCGAGGCCATTATCATGGAATCGATTGACAATCATGGGAGTCAATGAAGTCTCAAGACGTGGTCGCATCGTCATGCAGTTACCAAGCAGTCCGAGAGCAGAGTCTCGCACTTGAATTGATGAATCGCCAGCGCATTCCAGGATCAAGTCAATCACGGTATTGTCGGCATCCAAGATTGAGGGATCAGTCTCGAGCACTTGATTCACGCTTTTGAGACTTCGACTTCGGACTGTAGCTTGGTCACTAGCCATagagccaagaagaatgTTCAGAATCTTGCTGAAAGCTTCACATAGTGGTGAACGTAGCAAGATGATCGAGTAAGAAAGTTTGGCTTGATTTGTCGATAcagtcttgatcttgaacgTGTATTCGTTGACGAGCCATCGCCGATCCTCAaccatcatcctcaatcgATAAGCCAGACGTCCGAGTTCCTCATCTCgttcgtcatcttcatctgtGTAAGAGTCGTAGCCGACATGTACCTGGGATGCCCAGCCCGTAATGAGAAACGAGATGGCACTTGACAGGTGTGGATCTTCGTCGCTCCTGTTCTGGACATGCTCTAGAACGACCCGATAGGGCCCAGTCCAAGCTACCAGCTGTTCCAAGCGAGTTTTGTGTTCCAGAGCTTGGTTAGCGACATCGGCAAGATATTCTGACAACTCGTCACCGTCAGTCCCATCAGAGGAGCTCGTAAGGCTTTGAACACGAGAACGGAGGCGGGAAATGGCAGCACTCAATCCGCCCAATAGCTCCAGTGCCATGTTTTTCGCCGGGGCGGCAGTCTTGGGTGCTTCGAAAAGCTGGACCATCATGATCATCAGAAGGCGAAGTAACAGTTCAGCTGATGGCCAGTCGGGCGAATCAAGACAAGTAGTAAAATCTTCCAcgaaaagatcaagaagattTCGGTAAGGGGTATCTCCAGATTTGGTTGAGCCGATGGCACGTTTGACGATGAAGCTTATCACATAGGATGCATTGCGCTGCGCCGCATCGGACAACGGAGCGACAGAGATCTCAAGGTCCTTGATAGCAACAGCGTGTTGCTTCGCGCCCTGTACCTCGCTCTTAATCGATGAAACAAATTGTTTTGCAAGTGGTGCGCGATTATCCTCATCGGAGCTTTCTTCTTGCTCGTTATTGGGGTTTTTGTTGAGATTGCGCATCAATTTGCTTCGTGTTCGATTTTTGTTGTTATCAACTCGCCCGGAACTAGCTTGGACCAGCCTCATGATCAAAGCTGACACAGGCTGGATGTTTTTCCCATCAGATAGCTTGAACTGTCGAGCACTTTGCTTACCGACAGGGAGCTTCTCCAGGGATGTGAGAATTTCGTCGATGATGCCTTGGCGTTGCTCAGGTTTGATCAAGAAAATCTGTGAGAGCATGTCCATTGCCACGGACCGAAGCCCGTCAAACTTTTGAACTCCCACGACAGAGTCCTTCTCAAAGTATGCATTCTCCATGAAAATGAGTCGGGAGGCGGTGTATTCCATTGAGTTGATCACTGACTCTGAGAGCTCGATCTTGGTAACAAGCTCTGCTAACAAGGCGAATAACTTCTGGCAAGAGAGGAAAACAGCTGTGATAGACTTCTTATTCTTCGAAAGCAGCTTGAAAATAGCCGATGCAGGTCCGGATGGCCGAAGTTCCACAAGAGGCATGACAATGTCCTCGGTGACCTTTCTGAAGATATCGGCGCATCTCTGGATAACAGATTCTGAATATAACTGCTTGTCTTCTCGTCCGCCCGAGAGAATGCGCAGGCATGTGCGAGCTGACTTCAGCATTGTCTCCACGTCTGAAAGCTGTTGTATCCATACATCAACGGCATCTTCGCCCCAAGTCTCATCGACTCGGATCTCCAGATTCTCAACTTGCTTTAAGCTGGCATCACTCAATCTGATTATTTGAGTCAGATGCTCTACTGGGACACGGTCGAAACATCTTAGAGCAATTGTCTTCTGAATGGCACCATGCATCTTCTGTTGCGAAGAGGCGGTCATAGCAACCTCTTGGTCTGGTGTCAGAGAAACGATTTCGTCTTGTCCGGATCCTTCTCCGAGCATTCGCCCGACCGAGTTGAACACAACGCGTACAAGTTTGTCGAGCGCATGGAGGGCTGCCTCGCTACGTTGACGCTGATCAAGGCTCTCCCCAATCAGATCTGGACTATGAGAATAGGCTTGTTGGCTCTCTTTTCGAACCGATAGGTGATGGGGGTCCTCCGGGCGAGCTTCGACCTCGATGTACTC
Proteins encoded in this region:
- a CDS encoding Sodium/calcium exchanger protein-domain-containing protein — its product is MLVGVVAANDASGTRIKLIGGVGEFQNRRRPLVPCRMPRRANSCRYLLSATAILLACLLTHTTTVNHFNIKRQAHTLSRTSTDQSWNPFRHVEWKRQTRALSDAGRLEQQTTREETAGETLAHAVTEPGRSGPAREWSTAETMTEMRRSKEGEYDREKTIGGSPIEENDDIPVSQRSLVSDENQLRNRKREDVPAAADNNIDLEKRKLKKRESTKIFRKVEPKEPFTVRNQLQRTFLNSYINILLIAAPVGIALNYIHSVNRIAVFVVNFIAIIPLAAILSFATEEIALRTGEVLGGLINATFGNAVELIVAILALVDGKVIIVQTSLVGSILSNLLLVLGFCFFFGGLRRESQYFNETVAQTAASMLALAVASVIVPTVFDQAKDTPPANVARLSRGTAVILLIVYAAYLLFQLKTHQSTFAKEGQKVAAKPWSRGSAGAGDIRQGIMVPGALVGGGMTGREENERLSEMLMNPHRLPKAEEDEDEEEEPQLHFWVAIATLTIATVLIALCAEFMVDSIDAVTKTGGVSEEFVGLILLPIVGNAAEHATAVTVAIKDKMDLAIGVAVGSSMQVALFLIPLLVIIGWGMGNDAMNLSFDLFQVATMFVAVLLVNYLIADGKSHWLEGWLLICLYSIIAVCSWWYPTHSDE
- a CDS encoding sister chromatid cohesion C-terminus-domain-containing protein, yielding MNNTQQHGADPNGQFAQTGAEEGIIARPFTLQEALPYSPQTSTIPLISDIIPDPVLGSGSPALPLTDLFQTHDFDNLNKEAAGHNQMPRNVKQAVDHVLQEIKPSQRTHYKFTTISGMKLTPPTDKSLIDGLSPLTRNVFDKVGGYFKTTKPVASDAKQVNGQAPGHPTPKQRSSSINSPNPPQPSNLPAHNSKAHKSNAVRIEVAIPSKRQFDPLTYVDVSDAPQQDFPVVPVQHEQPQIQPMAQPPVPAAQLPIQATTEANQNGAFRIELPAANICREEYIEVEARPEDPHHLSVRKESQQAYSHSPDLIGESLDQRQRSEAALHALDKLVRVVFNSVGRMLGEGSGQDEIVSLTPDQEVAMTASSQQKMHGAIQKTIALRCFDRVPVEHLTQIIRLSDASLKQVENLEIRVDETWGEDAVDVWIQQLSDVETMLKSARTCLRILSGGREDKQLYSESVIQRCADIFRKVTEDIVMPLVELRPSGPASAIFKLLSKNKKSITAVFLSCQKLFALLAELVTKIELSESVINSMEYTASRLIFMENAYFEKDSVVGVQKFDGLRSVAMDMLSQIFLIKPEQRQGIIDEILTSLEKLPVGKQSARQFKLSDGKNIQPVSALIMRLVQASSGRVDNNKNRTRSKLMRNLNKNPNNEQEESSDEDNRAPLAKQFVSSIKSEVQGAKQHAVAIKDLEISVAPLSDAAQRNASYVISFIVKRAIGSTKSGDTPYRNLLDLFVEDFTTCLDSPDWPSAELLLRLLMIMMVQLFEAPKTAAPAKNMALELLGGLSAAISRLRSRVQSLTSSSDGTDGDELSEYLADVANQALEHKTRLEQLVAWTGPYRVVLEHVQNRSDEDPHLSSAISFLITGWASQVHVGYDSYTDEDDERDEELGRLAYRLRMMVEDRRWLVNEYTFKIKTVSTNQAKLSYSIILLRSPLCEAFSKILNILLGSMASDQATVRSRSLKSVNQVLETDPSILDADNTVIDLILECAGDSSIQVRDSALGLLGNCMTMRPRLETSLTPMIVNRFHDNGLGVRKRAMKLTRDIYLRNPSKTLRSMIASGLLRRVQDPDEGVRDLARQMIEEVWFAPFYQDDGTAVYQTSLNEHVSLVIQTVKSGTVTEMLDKVFRTILKPKDKSLGGPFTVCTKLVANMFGLIDNLDPDDPSIPSGRDALQVLTIFANADPKLFNFEQIRLLKPHLANFSTPEELAAFRHVTIIYRRVLPTLSSVHTEFLSEVRTFLLKAITRVNQRNPLDDLVACTQVVCGLLNNYTPLVSALHSSIQKLDQIQARPIDQTATTLTYGYSLLIGMIAKHCKLDEWTTWFKSKLPTWKGETVPMLAIEKLIPLAAPSKPLEIRKSALDALGLICQAWPRNYVVPKLYTLFDQVFKEQTPGLEVLILRSIREFLLMEEKRSETAAEAPATGKKRELTVMGGTNFDDVASATSQRFLKHVSRIAVSSQGDHAFLATEVLGSINRQGLTHPKETCVTLMTLETSTNRRIAELAFSEHRYSHEKHETVLEREYAKAVQSAFAYQRDVVEDTRGATTNPFQSKLHFLMEVLKISKMKNRQRFLDKLCGQLDFDLVKLDTSEEVPSHMTFARFITENLAFFEYQTVGELQTTVNAIEKIVTSTGAPVAQAIESEVFNVRVDALQLSASDTPASIPGTQNESMVLAAPVDGQPPAALAIAANVEPSRLRQLTTASIILLAMWETRTHLRRLYGMGTSRHDSKAKALAKDLNKTPVKVQGVHGDKVWDEIESHMAGLQDQERMVRKCTDLVELLNVDKEFKVADDGEQMDLGPSTPSADEDEEGEAAVDRGRKRKGGHTPGGRKKRARSDSQPRKRGRPRKNPLPEPEMDADLGDGDWI